In Streptomyces durocortorensis, a genomic segment contains:
- a CDS encoding cysteine hydrolase — MPPREASREAQERLTALLDPATTVLLTVECQQGVVGPDSALPELAAAARSSGALANIARLVAAAHDSGVQVVHAVAESRPDGRGASRNARLFRAAARLPVQQHSGTTAVRVAPPIEVADEDLVVRRLHGLSPLAGTDVDPLLRNLGCRTLIVTGVSANVAVPNAVFDAVNLGYTAVVPSDAIAGVPAEYTPAMIRNTLALVATVTTTDAVLGGWKRPRRAGAATPA; from the coding sequence GTGCCGCCGAGGGAAGCGTCGAGGGAAGCGCAGGAGCGGCTCACCGCACTGCTCGACCCGGCCACCACCGTCCTGCTGACCGTCGAGTGCCAGCAGGGCGTGGTGGGACCGGACAGCGCCCTGCCCGAACTCGCCGCGGCCGCCCGCTCATCGGGCGCCCTCGCGAATATCGCCCGGCTCGTCGCCGCCGCCCACGACAGCGGGGTCCAGGTGGTGCACGCGGTCGCCGAGAGCCGCCCCGACGGACGCGGGGCCAGCCGCAATGCCCGCCTCTTCCGCGCCGCCGCCCGGCTGCCGGTCCAGCAGCACTCCGGTACCACCGCCGTCCGCGTCGCGCCGCCCATCGAGGTGGCCGACGAGGACCTCGTCGTCCGCAGGCTGCACGGCCTCTCACCGCTCGCCGGGACCGACGTCGACCCGCTGCTGCGCAACCTCGGCTGCCGCACGCTGATCGTGACCGGCGTCTCGGCCAACGTGGCCGTTCCCAACGCCGTCTTCGACGCGGTCAACCTCGGCTACACGGCCGTCGTCCCCTCCGACGCCATCGCGGGGGTGCCCGCCGAGTACACCCCCGCCATGATCCGTAACACCCTCGCTCTGGTCGCCACCGTCACCACCACGGACGCGGTCCTGGGCGGCTGGAAGCGGCCCCGCAGAGCGGGGGCCGCTACGCCAGCCTGA